One Periplaneta americana isolate PAMFEO1 chromosome 8, P.americana_PAMFEO1_priV1, whole genome shotgun sequence genomic region harbors:
- the LOC138704677 gene encoding ankyrin-1-like yields the protein MATAVIIFMLLGCIIGGQCLVLRHRTPQVVRVREGSTLVLQADVESDEDNLWFYGPGNRQIGEFDHRVDITREEFVIQLYIWRVDRHQSGVYSLKGFDLWSNERLNWSVIVQVVPEYHVSLDTASTCCVTVDYPERSCVTWEYLGCDVVIRDADSKILKEYNQCGKVSALKPKEREGLLLDAAERGDIPNARTLLLLGTRVDFNLNPEGSPLCAASLKGNVEMSLLLLNSGASLSRKNTDRDYFGLFYQAISLYPFFMSPIHCAASSGSIQLVQIFLEMGANISDADPIDRTPFLYGALSGSVPLIKALVAWGADKNIMDLKYRTPIFYAARCGSLALVKYLIDLGEYPLSIDDDANTPLFYAAESGSVELVQFLVSLGSNPLITNAGDESPIAYAARSGSVPMLEAFMKWGANITWKGYSDRSLLHIAAKRGHVSLVRKLIDEGLNVMARDVRGQTPLHHAASEGHLQIVQALINAGASPLSVDDKKRTPLYLAKSKSRKQVVEWLTQLNK from the exons ATGGCTACTGCAGTCATCATCTTTATGCTTCTGGGGTGCATCATTGGAG GTCAATGCCTAGTACTCAGGCACAGAACTCCGCAGGTCGTACGAGTCAGGGAAGGCAGCACACTCGTACTTCAAGCTGACGTCGAATCCGACGAGGATAACTTGTGGTTTTACGGACCGGGGAACCGACAAATAGGAGAGTTCGACCATAGGGTGGACATCACCAGAGAGGAGTTCGTTATACAGCTCTACATCTGGCGAGTAGACCGTCACCAGTCAGGGGTCTACTCCTTGAAGGGGTTCGACCTTTGGAGCAACGAACGCCTTAACTGGTCCGTGATCGTACAGG TTGTGCCTGAATATCACGTCAGTTTAGACACCGCCTCCACGTGCTGTGTCACTGTCGACTATCCTGAACGCAGCTGCGTCACGTGGGAGTATCTCGGGTGTGACGTTGTCATCAGAGACGCcgatagtaaaatattaaaggaGTACAACCAATGCGGA aaagtaTCAGCACTGAAACCGAAGGAAAGGGAAGGACTTCTCCTTGATGCGGCCGAGAGGGGAGACATTCCGAATGCAAGAACTTTACTACTGCTGGGAACAAGAGTGGATTTCAATCTTAATCCTGAGGGTTCCCCTTTATGTGCTGCCTCTCTGAAGGGCAACGTGGAAATGTCATTGCTATTGTTGAACTCAGGAGCATCTTTGTCGAGAAAAAATACAGACAGAGATTATTTTGGTCTGTTTTATCAAGCAATCAGCTTATATCCATTTTTTATGTCACCAATTCACTGCGCAGCTTCCTCCGGATCAATTCAATTAGTACAGATTTTTCTTGAAATGGGCGCAAATATAAGTGATGCAGATCCTATTGACAGAACACCATTCCTGTACGGGGCATTGTCAGGATCAGTTCCCCTGATCAAAGCTTTGGTAGCATGGGGCGCAGACAAGAATATCATGGACCTAAAATACCGCACTCCCATATTCTACGCGGCAAGGTGTGGATCTCTTGCCCTCGTTAAATATTTAATAGACCTTGGGGAATACCCATTGAGCATTGACGATGATGCAAACACTCCTTTGTTCTACGCGGCAGAATCAGGGTCCGTGGAGTTGGTCCAATTCTTGGTGTCTCTCGGGTCAAACCCTCTCATTACGAATGCTGGCGATGAATCCCCCATCGCATATGCAGCACGATCAGGATCGGTTCCCATGCTTGAAGCGTTTATGAAGTGGGGAGCAAACATTACTTGGAAAGGTTACTCGGATAGGTCTCTATTACACATAGCAGCGAAAAGGGGTCACGTGTCCCTGGTTCGGAAGCTTATTGACGAAGGATTGAACGTCATGGCTCGTGATGTACGTGGTCAAACACCGCTCCACCATGCTGCGTCTGAGGGACACCTGCAAATTGTTCAGGCCCTTATTAATGCAGGTGCGAGTCCTTTAAGTGTTGACGATAAGAAACGTACACCCTTATACTTGGCTAAATCGAAAAGCAGGAAGCAAGTTGTAGAATGGCTGACACAGTTGAATAAGTGA